In one Lolium rigidum isolate FL_2022 chromosome 3, APGP_CSIRO_Lrig_0.1, whole genome shotgun sequence genomic region, the following are encoded:
- the LOC124703268 gene encoding DEMETER-like protein 2, translated as MRGKFPLKGTYFQDHEVFADYSSSCYPISIDTKYLEDLNRCVVYFGSTIKSITKGMTRQGIQDCFKRGYVCLRAIDRGSRYPRRLCPSLHATNRTRDSVGSYRKKTRKPSQGKGKQKGPPASHTPAAAAKTEEAGSSEKKGRGKRARQVATVPVPDTVGSDDWPSADTREHKRNRKYLRHDWV; from the exons ATGCGAGGAAAGTTTCCTTTAAAAGGTACCTACTTTCAGGATCACGAG GTATTTGCAGATTACTCGTCTAGCTGTTATCCAATAAGTATAGATACAAAATATTTAGAGGACCTGAACAGATGCGTTGTATACTTTGGTTCAACAATAAAGTCGATCACGAAAG GTATGACGAGACAGGGCATCCAGGACTGCTTCAAGCGAG GATATGTTTGCCTAAGAGCCATTGACCGGGGATCAAGATACCCAAGAAGATTATGCCCCTCGCTGCATGCCACTAACAGAACGAGAGATAGCGTTGGAAGCTACAGAAAGAAAACCAGGAAACCGTCGCAAGGAAAGGGCAAGCAGAAGGGGCCTCCCGCCAGCCACACTCCTGCGGCTGCGGCTAAGACGGAGGAGGCAGGGAGCAGTGAGAAAAAAGGACGGGGCAAAAGGGCGCGCCAGGTCGCTACTGTACCCGTCCCTGACACCGTTGGGTCAGATGACTGGCCTTCGGCCGATACGAGAGAGCACAAGAGGAATAGGAAGTACCTGAGACACGACTGGGTGTGA
- the LOC124696341 gene encoding transcriptional activator DEMETER-like, protein MEGESSLRRRFLHVYVRRSRRYVAEQLQSLPEQSTPMPTPLRRSSRVKELEQNKMMMKRKASVTLAKGLKKRIVQAKIVGSKQSGTSMLLARRRLDFEPATLHDDPVSASASAPSAPHTFQRGSCIHTYHRRGLKLMPHKATPKSDDRITKQGAAAAKKRSTTVMKLNNQDSASASAPSTHTTPQKEKAERTPRRLQKISLRLKVEKDKAATPARVQNKPRGGMERKTRQGTELATVPYQKSPTGRSPSARLRVDLDDDSLRVYHALLQWEKGYSESFEGLNIGSGPEWHKTRQDFQVLIYEFISAVRCLFGPGPFSPCEASVVDSVVGTFLTQNAADHLSSDAFMNLAAKYPARQSSSSENCSNEASDATDFDSSAFAETNYGDEVKGHHDKDYKIFMENFVNSIKGKHPSSWTDEYLENLLKDKPRNKKYSLQTLKRLIATLRVKDTSHWDELRKQAYIQGYRSGTGVSDLVDWEAVLHASPAEVARYIAVRGMNYVIACRIQAFLLRIKTDHGNFDLDWLRNVPRESAKNYLISIDGIGYKSADCIRLLSLEHKAFPVDVNICRICIRLGWVKLQGLPDSVAFHLIELYPILRDVQKYLWPRLCTVSKKILYEMHCKMITFGKVVCTKVDPNCSACPFSTRCKYYNSSTNRALLPSTKKHADEPGEDKTSMSNSSNCSTSNSLQVYQLQMDLGRTTENQPLRDCVPIIEEPLSPDYEHVEELDEQEQALQDDLPDIEDYYRPQESQYDAEIDLRSHNHMMNDDSWIGNHGKDIVQSNPQYILGQQKEVKNIGHLRTDHYG, encoded by the exons ATGGAGGGAGAATCAAGCTTGCGAAGACGGTTCCTGCACGTGTACGTGCGACGTTCCCGCAGGTATGTTGCAGAACAGCTTCAATCTCTGCCGGAGCAATCTACTCCCATGCCTACCCCGCTTAGGCGGTCGAGTAGGGTCAAGGAGTTGGAGCAAAACAAGATGATGATGAAGCGGAAGGCCTCAGTGACACTGGCTAAAGGTCTGAAGAAACGGATAGTACAAGCCAAGATCGTTGGCAGTAAACAATCTGGCACTAGCATGTTACTGGCGAGGAGGCGTTTGGATTTCGAGCCAGCAACTTTGCACGACGATCCGGTTTCAGCCAGTGCAAGTGCTCCTTCTGCCCCCCATACATTTCAGCGGGGGTCTTGTATCCATACATATCACAGGCGGGGCTTGAAGCTGATGCCACATAAGGCAACCCCAAAGTCTGATGACCGGATAACAAAGCAGGGTGCTGCTGCTGCAAAGAAGAGGAGCACCACAGTGATGAAACTGAACAATCAAGATTCAGCGAGTGCAAGTGCTCCTTCTACCCATACTACTCCACAGAAAGAGAAAGCGGAGCGCACCCCTAGGAGGCTACAGAAGATTTCACTTCGACTAAAGGTGGAGAAAGATAAGGCGGCAACACCAGCTAGAGTGCAAAACAAGCCGCGGGGAGGGATGGAAAGGAAAACTAGGCAAGGAACCGAGTTGGCTACTGTTCCCTACCAGAAGTCTCCAACTGGCCGGTCGCCCTCGGCAAGGCTTAGGGTAGACCTTGATGATGACTCGCTGCGAGTATATCATGCCTTGCTGCAGTGGGAAAAGGGCTACAGCGAGAGTTTCGAGGGGCTGAATATTGGCAGCGGGCCTGAATGGCATAAAACACGGCAAGATTTTCAAGTACTAATATATGAATTTATTTCTGCCGTGAGATGTTTATTTG GGCCTGGACCATTTTCTCCGTGTGAAGCATCAGTAGTTGACTCTGTGGTAGGTACTTTCCTTACACAAAATGCTGCTGATCATTTGTCAAG CGATGCTTTTATGAACTTAGCCGCAAAATATCCTGCAAGGCAGAGCAGTAGTTCTGAAAACTGCTCAAATGAAGCATCAGATGCCACTGATTTTGACAGTTCGGCCTTTGCCGAAACCAACTACGGTGACGAGGTAAAAGGCCATCATGATAAAGACTACAAAATCTTTATGGAGAATTTCGTAAATAGCATCAAAGGGAAACACCCATCTAGCTGGACCGACGAATACCTTGAGAATCTGCTAAAGGATAAGCCTCGAAATAAAAAATATTCTCTACAGACCTTGAAACGTCTCATAGCCACGCTGCGGGTGAAAGATACTTCGCACTGGGATGAGTTAAGAAAGCAAGCATATATACAGGGATATCGGAGTGGTACAGGAGTAAGCGACTTGGTAGATTGGGAAGCTGTACTTCATGCATCACCTGCTGAGGTTGCAAGATACATTGCGGTCAGGGGGATGAACTATGTCATAGCATGTCGGATACAG GCTTTTCTTTTGCGCATAAAGACAGATCATGGCAACTTTGATCTAGACTGGCTTCGGAATGTACCACGTGAAAGCGCAAA AAACTACCTTATCAGTATTGATGGAATTGGATATAAAAGTGCCGACTGCATTCGGCTTTTGTCACTGGAGCATAAAGCATTCCCA GTTGACGTGAACATATGTCGCATATGCATAAGGCTAGGGTGGGTGAAACTTCAGGGCTTACCCGACTCCGTGgcctttcatttgatcgagct ATATCCAATCCTGAGAGACGTGCAAAAATATTTATGGCCAAGGTTGTGCACTGTTAGCAAGAAAATATT GTACGAAATGCACTGCAAAATGATAACATTTGGAAAG GTAGTCTGCACAAAAGTAGATCCGAATTGCAGTGCCTGCCCTTTTAGCACAAGATGCAAGTACTACAATAGTTCGACTAACAG GGCACTACTTCCCTCTACAAAGAAGCATGCTGATGAACCTGGTGAAGATAAAACAAGCATGTCCAATTCGTCAAACTGTAGCACTTCGAATTCGCTGCAAGTGTATCAACTTCAGATGGACTTGGGCAGAACGACTGAAAATCAACCGTTGCGCGACTGTGTGCCCATTATTGAGGAGCCACTAAGTCCTGATTATGAACACGTAGAAGAACTTGATGAGCAAGAACAAGCACTTCAAGATGATCTTCCTGACATTGAAGATTATTATAGACCACAAGAATCGCAGTACGATGCTGAAATCGATCTGCGTTCACACAATCATATGATGAATGATGACTCCTGGATAGGAAACCATGGAAAAGACATAGTACAGAGCAATCCACAATACATTTTGGGTCAACAGAAAGAAGTGAAAAACATAGGCCATCTGAGGACAGATCACTATGGGTAA